A DNA window from Malus domestica chromosome 12, GDT2T_hap1 contains the following coding sequences:
- the LOC139189887 gene encoding pentatricopeptide repeat-containing protein At3g54980, mitochondrial-like, whose protein sequence is MGSARELFFELLQVGLSPNVAVYSSMISGFRSLNNVEAALDWHNRMIREGIPCDLKAYTTLIDGFLREGELQSATDLYSEMLQKGIVPDKRTYTVLINALRNKGQLENARKNFEDMNSRGMTPSVHIYNTLVAGNFKEGHLQEAFRLHDEMLDKGLVPHDDTYDTLVTGKFQGTNGLVGTSCGDMHQI, encoded by the coding sequence ATGGGATCTGCGCGTGAACTTTTCTTCGAACTCCTTCAAGTTGGTTTATCTCCAAATGTAGCTGTTTACAGTAGCATGATATCTGGCTTCCGGAGTTTAAATAACGTGGAAGCGGCTCTTGACTGGCACAACAGGATGATTAGAGAAGGTATTCCTTGTGATTTGAAAGCATACACTACATTAATTGATGGATTTCTAAGAGAGGGAGAGTTACAATCTGCTACAGATCTCTACTCAGAGATGCTTCAGAAGGGAATTGTACCTGATAAAAGAACATATACAGTTCTGATAAATGCCCTTCGTAACAAAGGACAGCTAGAGAATGCACGAAAGAACTTTGAAGACATGAATAGTAGGGGAATGACTCCCAGTGTTCATATTTATAATACTTTGGTTGCTGGGAACTTCAAGGAGGGGCATTTGCAAGAGGCTTTTAGGTTGCATGATGAGATGCTTGACAAAGGTCTTGTACCACATGACGATACGTATGATACTCTTGTAACTGGGAAGTTCCAGGGAACGAACGGTCTTGTTGGAACTTCATGTGGAGATATGCACCAGATTTGA